GAGAAGGATTAACAATTGTTGCGTAACATAGACAGCCGAAAATTTTTAAGTGATCAAGTGATGGTGGATGGTTATATAATAAATCAAAAGGTGATTTAGAAGATAATAATGGTGATGGAAGCCTATTGATGAGGTAGACAACAGTCAACACATGTTCTCCCTAAAAAGAGAGAGGTAAGTGAGATTGAAATGATAATGCTCTTGCTTCAACTAGAATATTACGATGCTTTCGTTCaactactccattttgttgaggagtaGAGACGCAAGTCTGTTGACATTCAATGCCTTGAGACTGGAAGAAACTTCTCATAGATAAGATTTCTCCTCCATTAGCTACCCTTATGGTTTAAACTGAAGCATGAAATTGAGTACGTGCAAAGGCAATAAAAGATTTTACTAGATTTTGTGTATTAGATTTTTTTCATAAGAAATACCCAAGTGCATCTTGTAAAATCATCCACAACAGTAAGAAAGAAATGATCCCCCGAATGTGTGGATACCCTGTGTGGACCACAAATATCATAATGCAATAAATCAAATGGATTATGACTCGATATTGAACTTACAGAAAATGAAAGTCTCATTTGTTTCGCCATTGGAAAAATGGTGCAATTATCTTTAAAAAAGAGATTATGAGAAGGCAACAATGAAGAAACTAATTTAAGATGTGGCGATGATGGATGACCAAGATGCATGTGCCATATATTTGATGGTTGAGAGACTTGGTGAGAGGTGGGTATCTTTTGCAATGGAGACATGTAATAAAGATCATCATGCTATTTATCCAAGCCAATCATTTTCTCCGTAGACATCCTACAAGACACAAAAAGTAGAAAACAACATAGCACAACAATGCAAGGCATTACTGAGTTTGCTTGCTGACATTAAATTTAAGCAAAAATATGAAccacataaaatattttttaaggtgATATCTTTGTCGAAAGGAATAGTGCATGTGCAAGTGATGAAAGCAGTAGATCTGATGGGTAAATTAACAATTGGTATTGATGGAAATTCTGTGTGTGTGAAAAGTGTGGAATCAAAAATTATATGGTCAGTAGCTCTACTGTCCAATATCCATGGCTTATGaaatacaaaattaattgatgCATGTGGGAAAGAGGATAAACTTGTTGCGTTTGCATAAGTATCAACATTACCAGTAACAAAATTTTGATTCATATTAGACAAAGCTTGAGCAATTTGTTGAAGTTTATTTGGAGAAAGTCCATGTGAATAACCATTGGTATCTTGAGAATGAGTTCATGTGAAGTTTGAGAAGAATCCTGAACATTAGCCGCTGGAACAATATTTAATAAGTCACCTTGACTTCTACGTGATGGTTGTTTCCCATTTTGGTTGCTTGATTTATCTGAAACTCACGTaccatttttgaatttatacCTATCCTCTGTATGACCTCTTTTTTCACAATAATTACAATGAAATTTTAGAGTCCTACAATTATCAAGTGTATGTCTCTCTCTGTTGCAGTGTTCACAATGCTTGTTTTGGATttgtttaaaaatttattttgacgACTTTGAATAGTAGCAGCACTAGAGAAATTTTCCACTTGTTCTGATGCCATACCTCGCTGGGTTCCTTCTTGAATAACAAGCGAGTAGGCTTGACGAACGTTAGATAATGGTGACATCATGAGGACAATTGAACGGACAACATCATAGGTGTGGTTGAGTCCCATGAAAAAGTTTATTACACGATCTTCTTCTATTTGTTCAACATGTTCTTTCATCTGATTGTAAGTAGGTATAGATTTGTGCATATCTAACTCGTCCAAAAGACTTTTGGGTTTTGTAAAGTAGGCAGAAACTGTCAGTGTACCTTGCGAAAGAGATGCCAATGATTTCTAGATCTAATAAATTGCGGGTGCATTCTTTTGTGAGAATTGATCCCTAAGATCTTTCCACACTTGATGAGCGGTCTTAGCATGAATAACCCTTTTGGGTAAATCATATTCCACGGAGTGTGTATGAAAAAATCATACTGTTAGATTGATTTCATTGAGCATGTTCGATTGGTTGTTCGATTTTCGAAGGTGATTTGATCGATCCATTGATAAaaccaattttatttttggctatGAGGTCATGTATCATGGATTTAGTCCATGATGGATAATTGGTTCCATTCAGCTTCGTTGGAACGAGCAGGTGATTTAGATGATCTGAAGGATGAACAAAGTATGGGTTAGATAGATCTATACCAGCACTTCGCTGACTGATATTTGAAgtgctaaaattgcaatttgTTGTGTTGTCATCATTGTTTGGCATTTGTTTGAAAAGTTAAAGGCTGCACTGATACCAACTTACGAAATAGAGAATGCATAAACTTAAGAAAGAGTAGTGAAATCATATAGGAAAAGAGAAATAGCTGAAGTTGTATGTTGTATTTACAGAAtaccaatacatatatacagcCATTTCTCttctcctatatatatatgttacaaATCAATTAAGGTCTAGTTCTAAAGCACCAAATTTGTGATCCATATTATGTGGGATCTAATTTACACTAAATAGGAAAGtgaatatatgataatataatatttCTTAACACATTCTCTATGTTCATCTAAACAACCTTAGGAAAATCTTTTTCCAAATCCAATAGCACCTTCACACGAGCACAACTAGGCCTAGACTTATTGATAGTGGCTTGATCAATTTGTATTAGTTTACCCGCAACAACAACTAAAGAGAACAAACATTCTTTGACAAAGAAAGTGGGCAATAGGTTAGTAAAAGAGATTCACGACATGGCCATCAAAGTTTCTTCGCTAATCTTAAATCTAGAATCATATATCAATGTGAGCATTAGGTAAGAATACCCGTCTTTGCATTTGATATAGAAATATCCCATCGAAACCATACTAACAAAGCCCCCATGTTTTGTCAAACGGATGAGAATATATTTAGTATGAAATATATAGGCCAATTTGACAACTCCCCTTACAATCACATTGTTGAGGAATTATCCTTCTTAATTCTTTTAAATCACTCCAATCATGTATAAATTTGTCAATCACTGTGAATTGAAGCTCTTCAATTTGATTCATTCTATCAACCTCTTCCTCCGTCCATTTGATTTTTGGGATACCCCCAACCATAGTAATATCTCTTCTAAGACTATTATGACTTTGTTGAACCGATTTGTTGAGAAAATCTGGGAAAGAGATCTCTTTGGGCAGACTAAGATTTACCAGCTTAGGAACATTGGTACATTTTGAAGGTTATGGTGGAAATTCTGAAGCAGATTTTAGTAGACCAAACACCGAAAAAGGTTGGCCGCCGGTGGCTGAGTCATGGTTTTGTTGGGGTTTGGTGACTCTTTTTTCAGAAAAGAACTCAAAATTTGTGTCACATACCTCTGTATTTTTCTGTTGATTATTGATATACGAGGTATACTAACCACCCATCAATGAAGGTGgatttgaattaaaatatatcttttcCAAAACAAATTAATACTAATTTCCTTTTCACTCTGTATTCATCgttctttttttctctatgaggatatttttaaatttataattactTACAAAATATTTTAGGGATTTTTAGTAATTCTAACAAAAGAATAACTTATCATCACTTTTCTTTTACCAAACACGACAACTGTTTATAAGAAATTTCAACACTTTTATCCTAACACATAACTAGATATTCATAAAATCAGTTTCagtattttaaaatacttttaagcATTTAAAATTTATCAGTTCTTTACAATCAGCTAATTAATCCAAATGGGCATCCAAAGACTTTTCCATTCCCTGATCCGTGCCTCCTTACTTTAACTAAGGCTCTAGTCTCGAATAAACTGCATGCAAAAATCTCACTGAAATGCTTCAATATATGCCTACATCTCCATCGTTAACCAATACATTGTTGCCTAAAAGTTGAACTAATGAATGTATAATTCTGGTTACAATAGGCATAGACTGCCATGGCAATTTCAAGAATCCAGGGAATATAGTAGAAATACAGATAATTAAATCTAGGAAATGATTAGGTTTGTCACATGCATGTATGCGAACGACAACGCGCCATTGCTAGCCTAGGACAcgtaattttaattaattaaaagttaCAAACGACTATCGCTTTATGACATTTCTCATTCTTTGATGGGTTCAATATTTTGAAAAGTTACAATAACGTGACATATTAGACCAATGGAGATGTCTCTAAGTCAAATGCTTGATTAAGAAAAGCACTAGCTATCCACAGCTTTAAATTGCCAAAGTTTATGTCCAcctcacattctctcacctgtTTATCCATTtacacaaaaacaaaaacaaaaaaagacaaACGATCACTATACATATATTTCCAATAAGCGAGCTAAATATGGAAAAAGGAATAATTAATAATCAACTAATATTAAAACTTACATTAAGAGTGAACGTCAAAATATAATCATTGGTAGAAGTAGCCAAGTTGGAACTTTGAACATTGAATCCAGTGAGAGACTCAAGAGCTTTGAAAAGAGAAGCTGCAATTTTTCGCCCTTTGTTGCAAACTAATCTCACGTAAAATCCTTTTTCTTCTACTTGAGTAACGTCCATCTGCAAtagtttttcatgtttattaTCACATATATTTTTCACTGGTATTAAAAGAGTTAAGAAATATGTGGTTTTAGTAAAAACAGACCTTTGTTATCCTCTTGATTGTTGGATAATAGCTCGTGAAATTCATTTTCTTGGCATTTTGAAATAGTCCACTTTGATTATTGTTCATTCCGTTGATTGATGACTCAAACTCTGCTATTTCTACTTTTAGTTTCTTGGCTTTCGTTTGCAGTCCTTGTACGTATAGTATTGCATCTCCTATGATGGAGGCTTTATCCATCTGCCCATAGAAAGATTCTTCACTCAAAACTAGAGTTTAACACATCAAAAGGGTATCGCAAGCCACATCAAAAGGGTATCGCAAGCCTCTTCATGGATAAACAAATCATGCACCAACAGTGTAAAGTTCTTTATTTTTCCACTTCATCCTCAAGAGGATAAATAGTATTCCCATTTATCCTCCACTAGATTTATgtgatacatttttttttgattgggttaaaaaagaatgacgtatttttatatttaataacaaTTTAAATTTACCCTTAATAAGATGATTTCTAGTCATACAAGCATTTATAACGTGCTTTATAGCATGAGTTATAaaggtttttatttttttatttttttcttaaactcgATGTCAAATCAAATAACATCACATGAATTCGGACGGAGGAAGTATTTAGTAGTAATTTAATTAGAacttaattatcattttacatGTATTGAGATTGTTTAGTCACACTAATACAAGTCAAATGCTTTATAACCACACTAATATTACAGGCTCATTTTGGACAACTAGTTAAAAAAATCTTGCTTTTATTCTTAAACACAGATACTTAATTAAAACATCTTCACATAAATTGTGATAAAAAGGAATAGATCGTAATTCGTACATACCTTTGTGATATTAGGAACTAAGGATCGCAAAGCGTAAAGCTTCTCCTTCATTCTTCCTCTCCTTTTCCGTTCGGAAATCAAAGTTCTCGACCGGTCAGTCCTCGTGCTTTTTGTTGTTGGCGTTCCCGAAGTCACTCTCGCGGTTGAGGGGGGAGCCGTTGTGCCAGAAGATTCATCACAATCTTCCTCATCTTCATCGAGCTTCATTTCACCAGGAAGCGAAGTATATAGCGAAATAGGATCAGGCAAGCTTGTAGCATTCCAATCATAGAAATCCATCGATGTTGGCTCAAATTGCGCATTGGCCGCGGAAAAACAACCTGTGATATATTCAAAATCATAGTTTGGGCAAAACTTTACTATAGGGTCAGCAGTTTCACCCCTAATAAGCTCAATAAATTGTTCAAAATTATCCTGGTCCAAGAAATTAATAAGCCCAATATCGTTAATATTATTTTCCATTGGCATTATTGATGCATTGGCActctccatttttttttctgtCTGTTTATAATATTGCTCCCTCTCTTGTAGACTTTAAGTATGATGGGTGGATGGTGAGAGGTCTAGGGGGGATTTATAGATGGTGAAGAAGAAATTcttaattttatgtatattatagTGTATGAATGGAATCGAATatagttttcttgaagtagttagaACTAATATTATATCCTAACAAGAAATACAAAACTAATACTATAACCATAGGGTTGTTGACAAATGGTAAAGACAATGTTTTAATTTAATGTACTTTCTGTTCTTAGTTTTATTAAGGCATCAAATGAACCTTCACCAGATCCGAACTAGTCCTAGTTTTGGTTAAGCATTGATGATGAAAGGGATGACGTCAAGATCTATTTTACTAATCTAAGATAAGATTCTTGTCAATTATTTATTTGTgccttaatttattaattagtaTTAGGACTAAGACATTATTTGATATGCTCACTACTCTCACTTTGCTACTCCATGCCCATCCctataagtataaaatttatACATAATAAGAATGACAACGAGGCGGGGGCGAATTTTGTTCTATTCGGATGCAAGGCGGGGAGGTTAAAACTTTCTTATAAGAATTTATTATAGGTGCGGAGAGGGGTGAGGGTTCACAGTTCACTAAAATTAgatatgaaatcatgaaatgctGAATTTGTATGTATGAAATCAGCATGTAACTAATTGAGTTATTATAGAAGCCTAAcagtttttttttcattttccctAAATGTTTgtcctattttttcttttttctttttggtatcACAAATGTCCATTTTCCTTTATCTAATGTTGCCAGGCGGATCCACGTGTAGTGTGTCGGATGACTTGTGATTAGGGTTTTTTTAggttaaattttgatattttattgatgaattaaTGAATATAAACACCACCTTACACCACCTCATACAAAGCATATTCCTTACATGACccaatttattaaaaaaaaataaacaaacaacTAAAAACAAAACACCTAATATCTTATGATTAGGGTTCGAATCCTACTAAGTGTAACTGCaaattatcttcttcttttttttgttggagCACAGGCAAGCTGAAGTGCTGAACTACTACATACGTTTTTGACTCTTCTTTTTTACCTATTCAGTTTTCACTGCTAAGATTTTGCTCATCTTTTATTCATTGTTTTTCCACTTTTCTATTATTTATTAACTAAACTATAAAAATATCGTAAAAGagttaaaaatatctttaaattatATGAAATTGGATAAAAATATTCTCATTTAATAATTTggtcaaaaaatatttttattgctaatagtttgaataaaaaatattcttattgTTACATAATGggtcaataatatttttttctaataaatatattagtattttttctttttaaacataTTCTACttcaaataaaaatactactatTAAAGAACCTTatcttgtttcttttcttttaaaatcactttaattaataaaatatgcaggaaataatatttttttcttcttaatctcattttaacaattaaaatagaataactcTATATAccttttttaattgataatatAGATCATATACATAAGATCATAGTATAACCCCATCAGTAATTTTCATTTAGATAACGCTAAATAAAATtcctaataaaataaaaaatatttttattgctTAATTATTTTCCCAAATTAAAGAAGGATAAAAAATTtccaattaaaaaaattataagaaggtaattaaaaagaaaagaaatgagcaatatatttatttggaaaagaGGCATTTTGGACCCATTAAGTAACAGAAGTATTTTAGATCAAATTATTATCGATAAGGTCATTTTTACATCAAACTATAAACTCAGAAcattttttgttcaatttcgcataatttaaagatatttttgactTTCTCCGATAAAAATATTACAAAGCTTCTGGAAAGAAATCTTTCTAGGCTATCAACTTCATGTTACAGAAAATGAGCCCCCATTGTCTTCAAATCTGGATCCGCCGCTGAATGTTGTATTGTTTTTTATATGCAGAATTTGGACTAGCCTTTAATTTGTGCATGTTGAAAAAGGTTGGCATGCTATGTGGGGAGGTTGAAATCTTCGTGATTGATCCACAACAGTACCGTCTCGCGTCATTTTTCATCCCTACACACATATTATTTGACAATAAGATCACGAATAATAAAGTTTTCAATAAAATCGACTTGCAAGCAATCAGATGTCAAATTTACAGAGACTTATGACTCATCATATCTCTT
This Solanum dulcamara chromosome 8, daSolDulc1.2, whole genome shotgun sequence DNA region includes the following protein-coding sequences:
- the LOC129900263 gene encoding transcription factor FER-LIKE IRON DEFICIENCY-INDUCED TRANSCRIPTION FACTOR, yielding MESANASIMPMENNINDIGLINFLDQDNFEQFIELIRGETADPIVKFCPNYDFEYITGCFSAANAQFEPTSMDFYDWNATSLPDPISLYTSLPGEMKLDEDEEDCDESSGTTAPPSTARVTSGTPTTKSTRTDRSRTLISERKRRGRMKEKLYALRSLVPNITKMDKASIIGDAILYVQGLQTKAKKLKVEIAEFESSINGMNNNQSGLFQNAKKMNFTSYYPTIKRITKMDVTQVEEKGFYVRLVCNKGRKIAASLFKALESLTGFNVQSSNLATSTNDYILTFTLNVRECEVDINFGNLKLWIASAFLNQAFDLETSPLV